A genomic segment from Bubalus bubalis isolate 160015118507 breed Murrah chromosome 5, NDDB_SH_1, whole genome shotgun sequence encodes:
- the LOC123465810 gene encoding tumor suppressor candidate 2-like, giving the protein MEGDGGACGRRRQRLRRHLRAKAQAGYGGADGLVRAKLPLGPPCAGGPDMGASGSKARGLWPFTSAAGGGGPEAAVAEQALVRPRGRVVPPFVFTRRGSMFYDEDGDLAHEFYEETIVTKNGQKRAKLRRVHKNLIPQGTVKLDPPRIHVDFPVILYEV; this is encoded by the coding sequence ATGGAGGGAGACGGCGGAGCCTGCGGAAGGCGGCGGCAGCGGCTGCGGCGGCATCTGCGAGCCAAGGCCCAGGCAGGGTATGGTGGCGCCGACGGCCTTGTAAGAGCGAAGTTACCGCTGGGCCCGCCATGTGCCGGCGGCCCTGACATGGGCGCCAGCGGCTCCAAAGCTCGGGGCCTGTGGCCCTTCACCTCGGCGGCGGGGGGCGGCGGCCCAGAGGCGGCGGTCGCTGAGCAAGCTTTGGTGCGACCGCGAGGCCGAGTCGTGCCTCCCTTCGTATTCACGCGCCGCGGCTCCATGTTCTATGACGAGGATGGGGATCTGGCTCACGAATTCTATGAGGAGACAATCGTCACCAAGAACGGGCAGAAGCGGGCCAAGCTGAGGCGGGTGCATAAGAACCTGATTCCTCAGGGCACCGTGAAGTTGGATCCCCCCCGCATCCACGTGGATTTCCCTGTGATCCTCTATGAGGTGTGA